TCTTTCCACTCTAATACTTGGTAGAGTTGGCCACTGGTTTGGATGATCGCTTGGATGTGTTTAAGTGCTTCCGACAGCCGACGACGGTCGGGTCGCGCCTCCTGTTGCGAGAGGACGGAGGCCACTCGACGTTTGATTTCATCAAATGTGAGCGAGACGATGGGCGGGTCTTTGGCGATGGCTTTGAAAAGGGTTCCGTACAAGTCGGCTTGACTACCATCCTCTAATTGATAGCTTTTACGCTGTTTCCCACGTGTAGGTGGGCCAGCCACTAACGCTTTGATCACATCGCGATAGGCCATGCTTAACGTGGTTCGGCGCAGCGCATCTTCTATGTTGTGTTCGTCTGTAACGGTCTGGATGGACATGTTCTGATCTACTTGCAGAACTCGTGCCAAGTTGAGACAGATCGATTGCATAAGTTGCGGAGATGTGATGCTTTCCTTGGCTAGTCGTTGTGCAAAGTTTTGAGGAATGCTGACTCCGAGTAGCGGAAAGCCTTTATTTGCGATTTCCGATAAGTCATTTTGATTCCAAGGATCTATGTTGATGAAGCTCATGCGTCCGTTTAGATCGGGGTTCTCACGGATCGCATCGTCTGAGCGATGAGGAAGAGAGATGACGACCGCTTTGAGTTCCTTGCGAATGGAGTCCTTGAGCTGTTGTGCGATCTCCATCTGATAGTCGGTAGCAATGTAATGGAAGTCGTCTAAGACCAGGACCAAATCGCGTGAAACCATTTCTTCCAAGACAAGGTCTTTGTGGGTGAGGCGTTTCTCGCGGTCTGCGTGTGATTTCTGACCTTTCATTTGCAGAGAAGCGTCTACGTTC
This region of Tumebacillus amylolyticus genomic DNA includes:
- a CDS encoding ATP-binding protein, which encodes MARKYKSSDIFKPGTFPEHTYIFRQALGNTSYETLLEEALETPGFLTSIVGPSKSGKSVLCDKVIGPDRIVSLSGGDLKAKEDFWVTIGKKLGLPFEMETTTTQGHEIQGSAKGGGELNFFVKKLNVDASLQMKGQKSHADREKRLTHKDLVLEEMVSRDLVLVLDDFHYIATDYQMEIAQQLKDSIRKELKAVVISLPHRSDDAIRENPDLNGRMSFINIDPWNQNDLSEIANKGFPLLGVSIPQNFAQRLAKESITSPQLMQSICLNLARVLQVDQNMSIQTVTDEHNIEDALRRTTLSMAYRDVIKALVAGPPTRGKQRKSYQLEDGSQADLYGTLFKAIAKDPPIVSLTFDEIKRRVASVLSQQEARPDRRRLSEALKHIQAIIQTSGQLYQVLEWKDQEIYILDPYFLFYLRWGAY